GCTACGCCTCAAGACTGAGCGCGAGCCTGGTTACGCAGGGCTTTCACCTGATCGTGGTTGCGTTGTACGCCGTGGTACTGACGCTCAACCAGGTCACGAATACCCAGCAGGTTGTGCTTGTTGATCTTCTCGATCGCATCTTTATAAGCCTTCAGGGCGTGGTCTTCACCGCGCTCGGCTTCGTTCAGCACCGCTTCTTCATCCTTGCCGGTGAGCATCGACTTGACGTCGACCCAGCCGCGATGCAGTGCACCGGCCACGCTGCCGGAATCTTCCGGATCACCGCCCAAGGCACGTACGGCGGTTTTCAGTTCAGCGGCGGCGGTGGCGCAGTCGGCAGAACGCTTGGCAAACAGGGCTTTGAGTTCTGGGTGCTTGATGTCTTCAGCGCACTCCTTGAAACCCTTTTGGCCGTCGATGCTGGTCTCGATCAGGTCGTTCAGTACGGAGATCGATTCTTTATTGATGTCAGTCATTTTTCAATTCCTTGTACGGGTTAGAAGGTTGTCTTAATGGTTGCAGCGCCCGTGCCAGGTTTTAACAAAACAACTTATCCTTTAATTTCAATTAGTTACGATAAATTGAACCATCTGTATGTACGTTATTTGCATGATCTGTCATTTGGCCTTCATGCAGAATGCCTGTATTTTCCAAAGTCTCGATACACACACCTGAGCCTTCATGAATCCCGAAAAACTCGAACTGCTGATCACCCGCGAAATGCCCTTCGGCAAATACAAGGGACGGATCATCGCTGACCTGCCCGGCCCGTACCTGAACTGGTTTGCCCGCGAAGGTTTCCCCCACGGCGAGCTGGGGGGCTGCTGGCCCTGATGCAGGAAATCGACAGCAACGGCTTGTCTGAATTGCTCGAACCGCTGCGCGCCAAACACGGCAAACCCGCCCCCCGCCATTAAAGAGTCATGCCATGCCAAGGAATGCAGACAACGAAAACCACTGGCACGCCATCGCCCAGCGGTATGCGCTGGAGCCCGGCCCGATCAACCTGGAAAACGGTTACTTCGGCCGTATGAGCCAAGCGGTACAGGCGCAGTACCTAGAACACG
The genomic region above belongs to Pseudomonas azotoformans and contains:
- a CDS encoding ferritin-like domain-containing protein, translated to MTDINKESISVLNDLIETSIDGQKGFKECAEDIKHPELKALFAKRSADCATAAAELKTAVRALGGDPEDSGSVAGALHRGWVDVKSMLTGKDEEAVLNEAERGEDHALKAYKDAIEKINKHNLLGIRDLVERQYHGVQRNHDQVKALRNQARAQS